In the genome of Longimicrobium sp., one region contains:
- a CDS encoding aldo/keto reductase: MRYRTYPGTDITVSEVGFGLWTLAAGWWGEFSDDEAVAMLHRAFDLGITTFDSADTYGNGRADELLRRAFGDRRDRVVITTKVGYDFYNNPNVRRGQQEIPHSADPAYIRFAVDESLKRMGTDVIDIVSYHNAHEEHVPDDAIWETLARLQEEGKVRAWGGALGPSNGYLFEGVELIRERRAKNLQLINNILEPFPGQILTREAEQAGVGLQVRVTHSSGMLEGKYTEDTEFAKNDHRRHRPRSWLTNGLKKLEALGWLHEGREMTIGQGALKWILASPAVMTTLPNIYNDEQLEEFAAASDLPDLTADDLRRIDELQRINFGVHEEHMRYKGTMLRDGEPLAPHYRYAGDGYPGAPESEEAAAAD, from the coding sequence ATGAGATACCGCACCTATCCGGGGACCGACATCACCGTCTCCGAAGTGGGCTTCGGGCTGTGGACGCTGGCCGCCGGCTGGTGGGGCGAGTTCAGCGACGACGAGGCGGTGGCCATGCTGCACCGCGCCTTCGACCTGGGCATCACCACCTTCGACAGCGCCGACACCTACGGCAACGGCCGCGCGGACGAGCTGCTGCGGCGCGCCTTCGGCGACCGCCGCGACCGGGTGGTCATCACCACGAAGGTGGGATACGACTTCTACAACAACCCCAACGTCCGCCGCGGGCAGCAGGAGATCCCGCACAGCGCCGACCCGGCATACATCCGCTTCGCCGTGGACGAGTCGCTGAAGCGCATGGGCACCGACGTGATCGACATCGTGAGCTACCACAACGCCCACGAGGAGCACGTGCCCGACGACGCGATCTGGGAGACGCTGGCGCGGCTGCAGGAAGAGGGCAAGGTGCGCGCGTGGGGCGGCGCGCTGGGGCCCAGCAACGGCTACCTGTTCGAGGGGGTGGAGCTGATCCGCGAGCGGCGCGCGAAGAACCTGCAGCTCATCAACAACATCCTGGAGCCCTTCCCCGGCCAGATCCTGACGCGCGAGGCCGAGCAGGCCGGCGTGGGGCTGCAGGTGCGCGTGACGCACAGCAGCGGGATGCTGGAAGGCAAGTACACGGAAGATACAGAGTTCGCCAAGAACGACCACCGCCGCCACCGCCCGCGCAGCTGGCTGACCAACGGGCTGAAGAAGCTGGAGGCGCTGGGCTGGCTGCACGAGGGGCGGGAGATGACCATCGGCCAGGGCGCGCTGAAGTGGATCCTGGCCAGCCCCGCGGTGATGACCACGCTGCCGAACATCTACAACGACGAGCAGCTGGAGGAGTTCGCCGCCGCCAGCGACCTGCCGGACCTCACGGCCGACGACCTGCGCCGTATCGACGAGCTGCAGCGCATCAACTTCGGCGTGCACGAGGAGCACATGCGCTACAAGGGCACCATGCTCCGCGACGGCGAGCCCCTCGCCCCGCACTACCGCTACGCCGGCGACGGCTATCCCGGCGCGCCGGAGTCCGAGGAAGCGGCGGCGGCGGATTGA
- a CDS encoding TonB-dependent receptor plug domain-containing protein, translating into MVKVNRLAFAGVFVLVSGGCAPDRMTAPQQPSARSLRVTEHGSSAQPLFVVDGHILTSGGRDIDPDRIANVEIVKGTRAVEMYGDAAANGVIIVTTKEAAARGGHDAVVQREGQIRIRGSNAITGDVLVMVDGRAVPAATLQDIAADDILDIQVLKGAAAVQQYGDRAAEGVVVVRTKRVDDSL; encoded by the coding sequence ATGGTGAAAGTGAATCGTCTGGCGTTCGCCGGCGTGTTCGTGCTCGTGAGCGGCGGGTGCGCGCCCGACCGCATGACCGCGCCGCAGCAGCCGTCCGCGCGCAGCCTGCGGGTGACGGAGCATGGGAGTTCCGCGCAGCCGCTCTTCGTGGTCGACGGACACATCCTGACCAGCGGCGGACGCGACATCGATCCGGACCGCATCGCCAACGTGGAGATCGTGAAGGGCACGCGCGCGGTGGAGATGTACGGTGACGCCGCGGCCAACGGGGTGATCATCGTCACCACGAAGGAAGCCGCGGCCCGCGGCGGCCACGACGCCGTGGTGCAGCGCGAGGGACAGATCCGCATCCGCGGCAGCAACGCCATCACCGGTGACGTGCTGGTGATGGTGGACGGCCGCGCGGTCCCGGCCGCCACGCTCCAGGACATCGCGGCCGACGACATCCTCGACATCCAGGTGCTGAAGGGCGCAGCCGCCGTGCAGCAGTACGGCGACCGCGCGGCCGAGGGCGTGGTCGTGGTCCGCACGAAGCGCGTGGACGACAGCCTCTGA
- the pssA gene encoding CDP-diacylglycerol--serine O-phosphatidyltransferase: protein MSDTGNTVAGARRRRLRRGIIILPSAFTVGNMFLGVWAIVHATRGDFITAGWLIVLAAVFDMLDGRIARFTATGSAFGEELDSLVDAISFGVAPALIIYFTFLKNGGEWSWIVAFLYITAAVFRLARFNIEQAGTAKSAFHGLPSPTAGASVATYYAFTQTALWHRWFSHVDAGRAAGWLMMMVAVLMVSNVLYPVVPRFSLRTWSGRFAMAMAVLAIVAAFTYPEYFFFPMSIVYIGYGLLRTVMQGFEEKLPDEDPIETVDPSPDEVRPLEYEGRRGPRAAGPPPDALNEELLP, encoded by the coding sequence ATGAGCGACACGGGGAACACCGTGGCCGGCGCGCGCCGCCGGCGGCTGAGGCGGGGGATCATCATCCTCCCCAGCGCCTTCACGGTGGGCAACATGTTCCTGGGCGTGTGGGCCATCGTCCACGCCACCCGGGGCGACTTCATCACCGCCGGCTGGCTGATCGTGCTGGCGGCGGTGTTCGACATGCTGGACGGCCGCATCGCCCGCTTCACCGCCACGGGAAGCGCCTTCGGCGAGGAGCTGGACTCGCTGGTCGACGCCATCTCGTTCGGCGTGGCGCCGGCGCTCATCATCTACTTCACCTTCCTGAAGAACGGCGGCGAGTGGAGCTGGATCGTCGCCTTCCTCTACATCACCGCCGCGGTCTTCCGGCTGGCGCGCTTCAACATCGAGCAGGCGGGAACGGCGAAGTCCGCGTTCCACGGGCTTCCCTCCCCCACCGCGGGCGCCTCGGTGGCCACGTACTACGCCTTCACGCAGACCGCGCTCTGGCACCGCTGGTTCAGCCACGTGGACGCGGGGCGCGCGGCGGGGTGGCTGATGATGATGGTGGCGGTGCTGATGGTGAGCAACGTCCTGTACCCGGTGGTCCCGCGCTTCTCGCTCCGCACCTGGAGCGGGCGCTTCGCGATGGCGATGGCGGTGCTGGCCATCGTGGCCGCGTTCACCTATCCGGAGTACTTCTTCTTCCCCATGTCCATCGTCTACATCGGCTACGGGCTGCTGCGCACGGTGATGCAGGGGTTCGAGGAGAAGCTGCCCGACGAGGACCCGATCGAGACCGTGGACCCGAGCCCGGACGAGGTCCGGCCGCTGGAATACGAGGGGCGCCGCGGCCCGCGCGCCGCGGGGCCGCCGCCCGACGCGCTGAACGAGGAGCTTTTGCCGTGA
- the purL gene encoding phosphoribosylformylglycinamidine synthase subunit PurL, with translation MSVSTRPGDPAITPELVAEHGLSTDEYRLVLSILGRTPTWTELGVFSAMWSEHCGYKNSRPLLKKLPTRAPWVLQGPGENAGVIDVGDGLAIAFKIESHNHPSAVEPYQGAATGVGGILRDVFTMGARPIAMLNSLRFGEIDGEQGDRVRYLFAGCVKGIGDYGNCVGIPTVAGEVYFDGAYEGNPLVNAMCVGLLKHDELIRGVAAGVGNAIMAVGAKTGRDGIHGATFASAELSEESEAKRPQVQVGDPFTEKLLLEASLELIRSGHIVGIQDMGAAGLVSSSTEMAARGGTGVDIEITAVPVRERGMTPYEILLSETQERMLVVAKNGHEEDVRAILGKWDLDAETIGRVTETGRYVIRENGVVIVDIPGEPLVEGCPTYTRQGVESPEIAALREWDASTLSPAFEESDPTWTLRQLLDSPSIASKRWVYEQYDSTVRTNTVVGPGSDAAVLRLRGTNKAVAMTVDCNGRYVHLNPYRGGLIAVAEAARNLVCSGALPRAVTDNLNFGNPLKPEVYFQMSEALRGIGQACEAFETPVTGGNVSLYNENPRGAIYPTPTIGMVGIVDDVAHVTTAAFKAEGDAIVLAGTNTGELGGSEYLKVVHGLVAGDAPALDLAAESRLQRGLLAAIRSGLVRSAHDTAEGGFAVALAESAFASGDDPFGVEVELRDDLPANALLFGEAQGRVVLSCEAAKEAELVRCLEIHGVPARRIGTVGERGGVFRVATKDGEIRGVSSLLRDVYERAIPRRMDGSAADVETALESEVQHGA, from the coding sequence GTGTCCGTGAGCACACGTCCCGGCGATCCCGCGATCACTCCCGAGCTGGTCGCGGAGCACGGGCTTTCGACCGACGAGTACAGGCTCGTCCTGAGCATCCTGGGGCGCACGCCCACGTGGACCGAGCTGGGCGTGTTCAGCGCCATGTGGAGCGAGCACTGCGGCTACAAGAACAGCCGCCCGCTCCTGAAGAAGCTCCCCACCAGGGCGCCCTGGGTGCTGCAGGGCCCGGGCGAGAACGCCGGCGTCATCGACGTGGGCGACGGCCTGGCCATCGCCTTCAAGATCGAGTCGCACAACCACCCTTCGGCCGTGGAGCCGTACCAGGGCGCCGCGACCGGCGTGGGCGGCATCCTCCGCGACGTGTTCACCATGGGCGCGCGCCCCATCGCCATGCTGAACTCGCTGCGCTTCGGCGAGATCGACGGCGAGCAGGGCGACCGCGTGCGCTACCTCTTCGCCGGCTGCGTGAAGGGGATCGGCGACTACGGCAACTGCGTGGGCATTCCCACCGTGGCCGGCGAGGTGTACTTCGACGGCGCGTACGAGGGGAACCCGCTGGTGAACGCCATGTGCGTGGGGCTGCTGAAGCACGACGAGCTGATCCGCGGCGTGGCGGCCGGCGTGGGCAACGCGATCATGGCGGTGGGCGCGAAGACGGGGCGCGACGGCATCCACGGCGCCACCTTTGCCTCCGCCGAGCTGTCGGAAGAGAGCGAGGCGAAGCGGCCTCAGGTGCAGGTGGGCGACCCCTTCACCGAGAAGCTGCTCCTCGAGGCGTCGCTGGAGCTGATCCGCAGCGGCCACATCGTGGGCATCCAGGACATGGGCGCGGCGGGACTGGTCTCCTCGTCGACCGAGATGGCGGCGCGCGGCGGGACCGGCGTGGACATCGAGATCACCGCCGTGCCCGTGCGCGAGCGGGGGATGACGCCCTACGAGATCCTGCTCAGCGAGACGCAGGAGCGGATGCTCGTCGTCGCCAAGAACGGCCACGAGGAGGACGTCCGCGCCATCCTGGGCAAGTGGGACCTGGACGCGGAGACGATCGGCCGGGTGACGGAGACGGGGCGCTATGTCATCCGTGAGAACGGGGTCGTCATCGTCGACATCCCCGGCGAGCCGCTGGTGGAGGGATGCCCGACCTACACGCGCCAGGGCGTGGAATCTCCCGAGATCGCCGCGCTGCGCGAGTGGGACGCGTCCACGCTCTCGCCCGCGTTCGAGGAGAGCGACCCCACCTGGACGCTGCGGCAGCTGCTTGATTCGCCCTCCATCGCCAGCAAGCGCTGGGTGTACGAGCAGTACGACAGCACCGTGCGCACGAACACGGTGGTGGGTCCCGGGAGCGACGCGGCGGTGCTGCGGCTGCGGGGGACGAACAAGGCCGTGGCCATGACGGTGGACTGCAACGGCCGCTACGTCCACCTCAATCCTTATCGCGGCGGGCTGATCGCCGTGGCCGAGGCGGCGCGGAACCTGGTGTGCAGCGGCGCGCTGCCGCGGGCGGTGACGGACAACCTCAACTTCGGCAACCCGCTGAAGCCCGAGGTCTACTTCCAGATGTCCGAGGCGCTGCGCGGCATCGGCCAGGCGTGCGAGGCGTTCGAGACGCCGGTGACGGGCGGCAACGTGTCGCTCTACAACGAGAACCCGCGCGGCGCCATCTATCCCACCCCCACGATCGGGATGGTGGGGATCGTGGACGACGTGGCGCACGTGACGACCGCCGCGTTCAAGGCCGAGGGCGATGCGATCGTCCTCGCCGGGACGAACACCGGCGAGCTGGGCGGGAGCGAGTACCTGAAGGTGGTCCACGGCCTGGTGGCGGGAGATGCGCCCGCGCTGGACCTCGCGGCCGAGTCGCGGCTCCAGCGCGGCCTGCTGGCGGCCATCCGCTCCGGCCTGGTCCGCTCCGCGCACGACACGGCCGAGGGCGGGTTCGCGGTGGCGCTGGCGGAGAGCGCCTTCGCCTCCGGCGACGACCCGTTCGGCGTGGAGGTGGAGCTGCGGGACGACCTTCCCGCGAACGCGCTCCTCTTCGGCGAGGCGCAGGGGCGCGTGGTCCTGTCCTGCGAAGCGGCGAAGGAGGCGGAGCTGGTGCGCTGCCTGGAGATCCACGGTGTCCCCGCGCGCCGCATCGGCACCGTGGGCGAGCGCGGCGGCGTGTTCCGCGTAGCCACGAAGGACGGCGAGATCCGCGGCGTTTCATCGCTGCTGCGCGACGTGTACGAGCGGGCCATCCCCCGCCGAATGGACGGCAGCGCCGCGGACGTGGAGACGGCGCTGGAGAGCGAGGTGCAGCACGGGGCGTAG
- the purS gene encoding phosphoribosylformylglycinamidine synthase subunit PurS: protein MTDFRVEVRVTPRRGILDPQGSAVQGALKSLGFGGVEDAHVGRLIRFTLSADSEADAAGRVDAMCRQLLANPVTEDYDVRVEALAAA, encoded by the coding sequence GTGACGGACTTTCGCGTGGAGGTGCGGGTGACGCCGCGCCGGGGGATCCTGGACCCGCAGGGGAGCGCCGTGCAGGGCGCGCTGAAGTCGCTGGGCTTCGGCGGCGTGGAGGACGCGCACGTGGGGCGGCTGATCCGCTTCACCCTGTCGGCCGACTCGGAGGCCGACGCGGCCGGCCGCGTGGACGCGATGTGCCGGCAGCTGCTGGCCAACCCGGTGACCGAGGACTACGACGTGCGCGTGGAGGCGCTTGCCGCGGCATGA
- a CDS encoding PASTA domain-containing protein: protein MPGRISLPLPFRIFLALALAFVAPAAGLRAQSTLSSAQQPTMPDVVGLTREQAITRLQRLQMSVRVRDVASAQPKGVVVTQEPASGQAVRVGSAAVLEVSTGARQTQTGDGETDGGGRVVQVPNEVSVPDLTGMSVLMARARLVAGGLVPGRVDSASAEGARAGRVVAQEPAAGTRVSTGSRVRITIARRAPAAQPQPPTPVEPQPDRVVVPNVAGKTVAEARAAIGGARLLLGSVDSASSSSAAGTVVGQKPAAGASVDPGTFVTVTVARPRLVRVPSLAGQPLAEARRTLAAAGLRAGGVTEREAPGEPRVVGQSVAAGTAVAPGTAVALTVSRAPAVVPPVVVAPTEPVRPPADTTPVATQPIAPPVVPPAAQDTVPAPQPATPEVTPQPVAPQPAANQPAARPPASRPEPQPAPAERRFPRSALYAMLVLLAFMVLGLVLRAIDRRRAAPRGATVAAPVPGPMPVGVRVRVDGGEQQAAPQPEKMATGGRVRLGVRMAEARPKEANTAQVPLGAGRVAVTMMEGDVPRPTEEPETISAGRVRVTTSDDQPDFWPGDGESVILKRR, encoded by the coding sequence ATGCCGGGGCGCATCTCCCTTCCGCTGCCGTTCCGCATCTTCCTGGCGCTGGCGCTCGCTTTCGTGGCGCCCGCGGCCGGCCTGCGCGCGCAGTCGACCCTCTCCTCGGCGCAGCAGCCCACCATGCCCGACGTGGTGGGGCTCACGCGCGAGCAGGCCATCACCCGCCTGCAGCGCCTGCAGATGAGCGTGCGGGTGCGCGACGTGGCCTCGGCCCAGCCGAAGGGCGTGGTGGTGACGCAGGAGCCCGCGTCCGGCCAGGCCGTGCGCGTCGGCTCGGCCGCCGTGCTCGAGGTGTCCACCGGCGCGCGCCAGACGCAGACCGGCGACGGGGAGACGGACGGCGGCGGCCGCGTGGTGCAGGTGCCCAACGAGGTGAGCGTGCCGGACCTGACGGGGATGAGCGTGCTGATGGCGCGCGCCCGGCTGGTGGCCGGCGGGCTCGTTCCCGGCCGCGTGGACTCCGCCTCCGCCGAGGGCGCGCGCGCCGGCCGGGTCGTGGCGCAGGAGCCCGCCGCGGGGACGCGGGTGAGCACCGGCAGCCGCGTGCGCATCACCATCGCCCGGCGGGCGCCGGCGGCGCAGCCGCAGCCGCCCACGCCGGTGGAGCCGCAGCCGGACCGCGTGGTCGTTCCCAACGTCGCCGGGAAGACGGTGGCCGAGGCGCGCGCGGCGATCGGCGGCGCGCGGCTGCTGCTGGGCTCGGTGGACAGCGCGTCGTCCTCCTCCGCCGCGGGAACCGTCGTCGGGCAGAAGCCCGCGGCGGGCGCGTCGGTGGATCCGGGCACCTTCGTCACCGTGACGGTGGCGCGGCCGCGGCTGGTGCGGGTGCCGTCGCTGGCCGGGCAGCCGCTGGCCGAGGCGCGGCGGACGCTCGCCGCCGCCGGCCTCCGCGCGGGCGGGGTGACGGAGCGCGAGGCGCCGGGCGAGCCGCGCGTGGTCGGCCAGTCGGTCGCGGCGGGTACGGCGGTCGCGCCGGGCACCGCCGTCGCCCTGACCGTCTCCCGCGCGCCCGCCGTGGTGCCGCCGGTCGTCGTCGCGCCGACGGAGCCCGTGCGGCCGCCCGCGGACACCACGCCGGTGGCCACGCAGCCCATCGCCCCGCCCGTCGTGCCGCCCGCCGCGCAGGACACCGTGCCCGCGCCGCAGCCCGCGACGCCCGAGGTGACGCCGCAGCCGGTCGCGCCGCAGCCCGCGGCCAACCAGCCCGCCGCGCGGCCGCCCGCGTCTCGACCGGAGCCGCAGCCCGCGCCGGCGGAAAGGCGTTTCCCGCGCTCGGCGCTGTACGCGATGCTGGTGCTGCTCGCCTTCATGGTGCTCGGGCTGGTCCTGCGCGCGATCGACCGGCGCCGGGCCGCGCCGCGGGGCGCCACGGTGGCCGCGCCGGTGCCGGGGCCCATGCCCGTCGGCGTGCGCGTGCGGGTGGACGGCGGCGAGCAGCAGGCGGCGCCGCAGCCGGAGAAGATGGCCACCGGCGGGCGGGTGCGGCTGGGCGTGCGCATGGCCGAGGCGCGCCCCAAGGAGGCCAACACCGCGCAGGTGCCGCTGGGCGCCGGGCGCGTGGCGGTGACGATGATGGAGGGCGACGTGCCGCGACCCACCGAGGAGCCGGAGACGATCTCCGCCGGGCGGGTGCGGGTGACCACCAGCGACGACCAACCGGATTTCTGGCCGGGCGACGGCGAATCCGTGATCCTGAAGAGGAGATGA
- the purQ gene encoding phosphoribosylformylglycinamidine synthase subunit PurQ, with the protein MKIGVVTFPGSNCDYDCYKAVQENLDAEAVFLWHKEHDLQGVDAVFLPGGFSYGDYLRAGAIAAHSPIMREVKAFAEGGGPVAGICNGFQILCESGLLPGALVRNRTLKFRSRPVHLLVERNDTLFTAEYEVGQVLRVPIAHGEGCYFAEPELLDGLEANGQVVLRYCDAEGLVTPAANPNGSARGIAGIVNAAGNVLGMMPHPERSVDPLLGPTDGLGLFRSVAAHLARV; encoded by the coding sequence ATGAAGATCGGCGTGGTGACCTTTCCCGGCAGCAACTGCGATTACGACTGCTACAAGGCGGTCCAGGAGAACCTGGACGCCGAGGCCGTGTTCCTGTGGCACAAGGAGCACGACCTGCAGGGCGTGGACGCGGTGTTCCTCCCCGGCGGCTTCAGCTACGGCGACTACCTGCGCGCCGGCGCCATCGCGGCGCACAGCCCCATCATGCGCGAGGTAAAGGCGTTCGCGGAGGGCGGCGGCCCCGTGGCCGGCATCTGCAACGGCTTCCAGATCCTGTGCGAGAGCGGCCTCCTCCCCGGCGCCCTGGTCCGCAACCGCACCCTGAAGTTCCGCAGCCGCCCCGTCCACCTGCTGGTCGAGCGCAACGACACGCTCTTCACCGCGGAGTACGAGGTCGGGCAGGTGCTGCGGGTGCCGATCGCGCATGGCGAGGGGTGCTACTTCGCCGAGCCGGAGCTGCTGGACGGGCTGGAGGCGAACGGGCAGGTCGTCCTCCGCTACTGCGACGCGGAGGGGCTGGTCACGCCCGCCGCCAACCCCAACGGCTCCGCGCGCGGCATCGCGGGGATCGTGAACGCCGCCGGCAACGTGCTGGGAATGATGCCGCACCCCGAGCGCTCGGTGGACCCGCTGCTGGGGCCGACCGACGGGCTGGGGCTGTTCCGCTCGGTGGCCGCGCATCTGGCGCGGGTGTGA
- a CDS encoding TonB-dependent receptor plug domain-containing protein produces MSVLRACAAALVFGFTACASNATPRRAPTVLASAPARVAPPPVIVSPLTELLATRVQGFVLPPGSTGVYIRSRPVGPAPPGPSPLYFVDGKPVPGNDIAAMNIRPEQVEAIEVIKGMDAVGRYGAAAEHGVVLITLKHDER; encoded by the coding sequence ATGAGCGTCCTCCGCGCCTGCGCCGCCGCGCTCGTGTTCGGATTTACCGCCTGCGCTTCGAACGCCACGCCGCGCCGCGCGCCGACCGTGCTCGCGAGCGCGCCGGCCCGCGTGGCGCCGCCGCCCGTCATCGTCTCGCCACTGACCGAATTGCTGGCTACGAGAGTTCAGGGTTTCGTGCTGCCGCCCGGGTCAACCGGAGTGTACATCCGGTCCCGGCCCGTCGGTCCTGCCCCACCCGGACCGTCCCCGCTCTATTTCGTCGACGGAAAACCGGTTCCCGGCAACGACATCGCCGCGATGAACATCCGTCCGGAGCAGGTCGAGGCGATCGAGGTCATCAAGGGGATGGATGCGGTTGGACGCTACGGTGCGGCGGCCGAGCACGGCGTCGTCCTGATCACCCTGAAGCACGACGAGCGATGA
- a CDS encoding phosphoribosylaminoimidazolesuccinocarboxamide synthase, whose translation MTPALVTTDLPFPLRVRGKVRDVYDLGDALLMVATDRVSAFDVVMPQPVPRKGEVLTLISAWWFARTADLVPNHLISVDPGEIAARYPALAPLRDAWARRSMLVRKLDPFPVECVVRGYISGSAWKEYRERGTLAGEPLPAGLRESDRLDPPVFSPATKAETGHDENIPFGRMGEIVGAEVAGTLRAHALALYGRGREVAAGAGIIIADTKFEFGRDGDATIRVMDEVLTPDSSRFWPADTYQPGRGQPSLDKQPLRDWLEELVGRGEWNKAYPAPDLPPEVIDATSARYQDAFRRLTGMTLDEFPLRAEEGR comes from the coding sequence CTGACCCCGGCGCTCGTCACCACCGACCTCCCCTTCCCGCTGCGGGTGCGCGGGAAGGTGCGCGACGTGTACGACCTGGGCGACGCGCTCCTCATGGTCGCCACCGACCGCGTCAGCGCGTTCGACGTGGTGATGCCGCAGCCGGTGCCCCGCAAGGGCGAGGTCCTCACCCTGATCTCCGCCTGGTGGTTCGCGCGCACCGCCGACCTGGTGCCCAACCACCTCATCTCCGTCGACCCCGGCGAAATCGCCGCCCGCTACCCCGCGCTCGCCCCGCTCCGCGACGCGTGGGCGCGCCGGTCGATGCTGGTGCGCAAGCTCGATCCCTTCCCCGTGGAATGCGTGGTCCGCGGCTACATCAGCGGGAGCGCGTGGAAGGAGTACCGCGAGCGCGGGACGCTGGCCGGCGAGCCGCTTCCCGCGGGGCTGCGCGAGTCGGACCGCCTCGACCCGCCGGTCTTCTCCCCCGCCACCAAGGCCGAGACCGGGCACGACGAGAACATCCCCTTCGGGCGGATGGGCGAGATCGTGGGCGCGGAGGTTGCCGGTACGCTCCGGGCGCACGCGCTGGCGCTGTACGGCCGCGGGCGCGAGGTGGCGGCGGGCGCGGGGATCATCATCGCCGACACCAAGTTCGAGTTCGGCCGCGACGGCGACGCGACGATCCGGGTGATGGACGAGGTGCTGACGCCCGACTCGTCGCGCTTCTGGCCGGCCGACACCTACCAGCCGGGGCGCGGCCAGCCGTCGCTGGACAAGCAGCCGCTGCGCGACTGGCTGGAAGAGCTGGTCGGGCGCGGCGAGTGGAACAAGGCGTACCCGGCGCCCGACCTGCCGCCGGAGGTGATCGATGCCACCTCGGCGCGCTACCAGGACGCCTTCCGGAGGCTCACGGGGATGACGCTGGACGAGTTCCCGCTCCGCGCGGAGGAGGGGCGATGA
- the purF gene encoding amidophosphoribosyltransferase — MCGIVAVSGNPEAARLAYLGLYSLQHRGQEAAGIATFDRATGDSSRVREAGLVSDVFGEDKLDKLRGDLAVGHIRYSTAGGAGLKNAQPIREIYRSGHLALVHNGNLTNFHALRDRLLDEGAMFQSTIDSEIIVHLIARSREAGAEAQIIDALQQLEGAYCVLVSVDDALFAARDPFGYRPLVIGALPDGGLMVASETCALDIVKARYVRDVEPGEVIRIRGGEIEEVTRLPRFVDQPQPCIFELVYFARPDTHLWGYTVDRARRAFGRRLAQEQPAPGDIVISIPDSANSAAVGYAEASGIGFELGLIRNHYVGRTFITPTQAGRDFKVRLKFSPVREVLDGKRVVVVDDSLVRGTTSRALVQMLREAGASQVHLRLASPPVRWPCFYGIDMPTRNELIAAEKTIDEMREYLGVDSLGYLSAEGMIDCVRDHGETYCTACFTGDYKAPLVDAQEGFAMSSHC; from the coding sequence GTGTGTGGAATCGTCGCGGTTTCCGGCAATCCCGAAGCGGCCCGGCTCGCGTACCTGGGGCTGTACTCGCTGCAGCACCGCGGGCAGGAGGCGGCGGGGATCGCCACCTTCGACCGCGCCACCGGCGACAGCAGCCGCGTGCGCGAGGCCGGGCTCGTCTCCGACGTGTTCGGCGAGGACAAGCTGGACAAGCTGCGCGGCGACCTGGCCGTGGGGCACATCCGCTACTCCACCGCCGGCGGCGCGGGGCTGAAGAACGCGCAGCCCATCCGCGAGATCTACCGCTCCGGCCATCTCGCTCTCGTCCACAACGGCAACCTCACCAACTTCCACGCGCTGCGCGACCGGCTGCTGGACGAGGGCGCCATGTTCCAGAGCACCATCGACAGCGAGATCATCGTCCACCTGATCGCCCGCAGCCGCGAGGCGGGCGCCGAGGCGCAGATCATCGACGCGCTGCAGCAGCTGGAGGGCGCGTACTGCGTGCTGGTGTCGGTGGACGACGCGCTGTTCGCCGCGCGCGACCCGTTCGGCTACCGGCCGCTGGTGATCGGCGCGCTGCCCGACGGCGGGCTGATGGTGGCCAGCGAGACCTGCGCGCTGGACATCGTGAAGGCGCGCTACGTCCGCGACGTGGAGCCGGGCGAGGTGATCCGCATCCGCGGCGGCGAGATCGAGGAGGTCACGCGGCTTCCCCGCTTCGTGGACCAGCCGCAGCCGTGCATCTTCGAGCTGGTGTACTTCGCCCGCCCCGACACGCACCTGTGGGGGTACACGGTGGACCGCGCGCGCCGCGCCTTCGGCCGCAGGCTGGCGCAGGAGCAGCCCGCGCCGGGCGACATCGTCATCTCCATCCCCGACAGCGCCAACTCGGCCGCGGTGGGATACGCGGAGGCCAGCGGGATCGGGTTCGAGCTGGGGCTGATCCGCAACCACTACGTGGGGCGCACCTTCATCACCCCCACGCAGGCCGGGCGCGACTTCAAGGTGCGGCTGAAGTTCAGCCCCGTGCGCGAGGTGCTGGACGGCAAGCGCGTGGTGGTGGTGGACGACTCGCTGGTGCGCGGCACCACGAGCCGCGCGCTGGTGCAGATGCTGCGCGAGGCGGGCGCCTCGCAGGTGCACCTGCGCCTGGCCAGCCCGCCGGTGCGCTGGCCCTGCTTCTACGGCATCGACATGCCCACGCGCAACGAGCTGATCGCCGCCGAGAAGACGATCGACGAGATGCGCGAGTACCTGGGCGTGGACTCGCTCGGCTACCTCTCGGCCGAGGGGATGATCGACTGCGTGCGCGACCACGGCGAGACCTACTGCACCGCCTGCTTCACCGGCGACTACAAGGCCCCGCTGGTGGACGCGCAGGAGGGCTTCGCGATGTCCTCGCACTGCTGA